From a region of the Mauremys mutica isolate MM-2020 ecotype Southern chromosome 12, ASM2049712v1, whole genome shotgun sequence genome:
- the SLC16A3 gene encoding monocarboxylate transporter 4: MGAVVVDDAPSGVKAPDGGWGWAILFGGFVITGFSYAFPKAVSVFFKELIREFGVGYSDTAWISSILLAMLYGTGPLCSMCVNWFGCRPVMLVGGLFASLGMVTASFCTSIIQIYLTAGVITGLGLALNFQPSLIMLNRYFDKRRPLANGLAAAGSPVFLCTLSPLGQILQHEYGWRGGFLILGGMLLNCCVCGALMRPLEPPKKSEAAKELTEKKTKKKLLDFSVFKDGGFLVYTVAASIMVLGLFVPPVFVVSYAKDLGYPDTKSAFLLSILGFVDIFARPICGVIAGLKWVRPHCVYLFSFAMIFNGFTDLMGSMSTNYGGLAVFCIFFGISYGMVGALQFEVLMAIVGTQKFSSAIGLVLLAEALAVLIGPPSAGKLLDATGKYMFVFIVAGVEVVTSALVMALGNVFCVKKKSEAPQTKEEAAEREELNKSEDKTPEDAKVDSIEVEQFLKDEPEKNGEVVTNPETCV, translated from the exons ATGGGAGCTGTGGTGGTTGATGATGCTCCATCTGGTGTCAAAGCCCCTgatgggggttggggctgggccATTCTCTTTGGAGGGTTTGTCATCACTGGATTTTCCTATGCCTTTCCAAAGGCTGTTAGTGTCTTCTTTAAAGAGCTTATCCGGGAGTTTGGTGTTGGATACAGTGACACAGCATGGATCTCCTCCATTCTACTGGCTATGCTCTATGGAACAG GTCCCCTGTGTAGCATGTGTGTCAATTGGTTTGGCTGTCGTCCAGTTATGCTGGTTGGAGGGCTCTTTGCTTCGCTGGGGATGGTGACAGCTTCCTTCTGTACCAGCATCATTCAGATCTATCTCACTGCAGGTGTCATTACTG GTTTGGGTCTGGCACTCAACTTCCAGCCATCGCTCATCATGTTAAATCGCTACTTTGACAAACGCCGCCCTTTAGCTAATgggcttgctgctgctggaagcCCTGTGTTTCTTTGtaccctctctcctctggggcaAATACTGCAACATGAGTATGGCTGGCGAGGGGGATTCCTTATACTGGGCGGAATGCTGCTCAACTGCTGTGTTTGTGGGGCATTAATGAGGCCGTTGGAGCCTCCTAAGAAATCTGAAGCTGCTAAAGAACtcactgagaagaaaacaaagaaaaagcttCTGGATTTCAGTGTCTTTAAAGATGGTGGTTTTTTAGTCTACACTGTGGCTGCCTCCATCATGGTGCTGGGCCTCTTTGTGCCTCCAGTCTTTGTGGTGAGCTATGCCAAGGATTTGGGATATCCAGACACTAAATCAGCATTTCTTCTGAGCATTCTTGGATTCGTTGATATCTTTGCCCGGCCTATTTGTGGAGTGATAGCTGGTCTGAAGTGGGTCAGACCACACTGTGTTTATCTCTTTAGTTTTGCTATGATTTTTAATGGTTTTACAGATCTCATGGGTTCCATGTCTACCAATTATGGTGGCTTGGCAGTCTTCTGCATTTTCTTTGGCATTTCCTATGGAATGGTAGGTGCTCTTCAGTTTGAAGTTCTCATGGCTATTGTTGGTACTCAGAAGTTTTCCAGTGCCATTGGCTTGGTGCTTCTGGCTGAAGCTCTAGCTGTTCTAATCGGTCCACCATCAGCAG GCAAACTCTTGGATGCGACAGGCAAGTatatgtttgtttttattgttgcTGGAGTTGAAGTTGTTACTTCAGCCCTTGTGATGGCTTTAGGAAATGTCTTCTGTGTTAAGAAAAAATCAGAAGCGCCACAAACAAAAGAGGAGGCAGCAGAAAGAGAAGAGTTAAACAAATCCGAAGACAAAACACCTGAAGATGCCAAGGTGGACTCTATTGAAGTAGAACAATTTCTGAAAGATGAACCTGAAAAAAATGGGGAAGTTGTAACTAACCCAGAAACATGTGTGTGA